The DNA region GCAAGGGCGGGTTTCAAGTACGCGTCGTCGAGCCGTACCGGCTGGCGATGCCGGATGGCACACACATCATCGTTTCAAGCACAGTGGTACGCGGCGCACTGGCGACCGGCGATGTCGAGCACGCGGCGCGCTGCCTGGGACGGCCCTATGCCCTCGTGGGCCGCGTTGTTCACGGCGCCGGCGCTGGCAAGAAACTCGGCTTCCCCACGATCAATCTGGAAGTGGGCGATCAACTCGTGCCGGCCGAGGGCGTCTATGCGGGCTGGGTCGAAGTGGCCGGGATGCGGCGCCCCGCGGCGATCAGCATCGGCCGTCGGCCAACACTGACGAGCGGCGAAGAGTCGCCGCTGGTGATCGAGGCGTTCGTGTTGGATGAGTCCGGTGACTGGTATGCCGAGTCCGCCCGATTGGAATTGGTCGAGCGGCTACGCGGTCAGGTGCGGTTCGACAGCCGCGAAGCCCTGACGGAGCAGATCGGCCAGGACGTGGAACGAGTCCGGGCCATGGCGCAGGTCGCGACGTGAGCAGCGAGCGGAAACCCCTCTTGGTTGGTCTGCCCGCGGCCATAGACCGCCTCAACCGCGCTGCGCGCATCGTCATAACAACACATCAGCGGTCCGACGGCGACGCGCTGGGCAGCGTCGCGGCGATGCAGCGCGTCCTCCGCGCCCGGGGCAAGCAAGCGACCGCCTACCTCCACGAGCAAATCCCCGAACGCTATCGATTCATGTCCGACATCGAACCGCTGGCGGTCTGGGGGCCGGACGCGCCAAAGATCGTCGCCGATGCGGACCTGCTCCTCGTGCTGGATACGTGCGCGGCCGTGCAGCTCGGTCCGATGGCCGAGGCGATACGGGCAGCGAAGTTGCCCAAGCTCGCCATCGATCACCACCTCACGCGCGACGACATCGTCGACGAGGCCCATGTCGACGTATCCGCCGCCGCCTGCACGCAGATCCTGACAAAACTCTTCGATCAGGCCGGCTGGCCGATCGACGCCTCGACGGCGACGCATCTTTACGTCGGACTCGCGACCGACACCGGCTGGTTTCGATTCTCGAATGCCGGAAGCGCGGCCTACGCAACGGCGGCGCGGCTCATTCACGCCGGCGTCCGCCCCAACGAACTGTACGAGCGGCTCTTCCTGTGCGAATTTCCCGCGCGAGCCCGGCTCATTGGCGCGATCATGTCGTCCTTCGAGCTGCTCTGCGACGATCGCCTTGCCGTCATCAAACTGACAAACGCCATGCTCAAGGCCAGCGGCGCGAATCGATCGATGACCGAGGACATCATCAACGAGCCGATGCGGATTGCGTCCGTGGTGGCCTGCGCGATGCTCGTCGAGCCGGAAGGAGACGACCCCGTGCGGATCAGCCTGCGCAGCAAGCGCGACCTCGATGTCGCGGCGTTGGCGGCAAAGTGGGGCGGCGGCGGTCACGCCCGGGCGGCGGGGGCAAAGATTAAGGGCGCGT from Phycisphaerae bacterium includes:
- a CDS encoding bifunctional riboflavin kinase/FAD synthetase; the protein is MKIYRGISSVDDSLRGAVLSVGNFDGVHLGHQRILRTAHALSRVSSAAVVAMTFEPHPIAILRPAESPPRLTPWEEKAHQLERVGVDAVIRLDTDWPLLSLSAEDFVRQILVKRIHPSYIVEGPNFGFGRGRAGNVETLQSLASKGGFQVRVVEPYRLAMPDGTHIIVSSTVVRGALATGDVEHAARCLGRPYALVGRVVHGAGAGKKLGFPTINLEVGDQLVPAEGVYAGWVEVAGMRRPAAISIGRRPTLTSGEESPLVIEAFVLDESGDWYAESARLELVERLRGQVRFDSREALTEQIGQDVERVRAMAQVAT
- a CDS encoding DHH family phosphoesterase is translated as MVGLPAAIDRLNRAARIVITTHQRSDGDALGSVAAMQRVLRARGKQATAYLHEQIPERYRFMSDIEPLAVWGPDAPKIVADADLLLVLDTCAAVQLGPMAEAIRAAKLPKLAIDHHLTRDDIVDEAHVDVSAAACTQILTKLFDQAGWPIDASTATHLYVGLATDTGWFRFSNAGSAAYATAARLIHAGVRPNELYERLFLCEFPARARLIGAIMSSFELLCDDRLAVIKLTNAMLKASGANRSMTEDIINEPMRIASVVACAMLVEPEGDDPVRISLRSKRDLDVAALAAKWGGGGHARAAGAKIKGAFNPVCDDVVRALTAEMDAMK